A region from the Deinococcus fonticola genome encodes:
- a CDS encoding ABC transporter permease, whose protein sequence is MLTLIALEFRKLLLSRSVQLALLVSFLLPLLWAVAPRLNMLLGDMALVSGWQMPAVSIGVAVQFMIPLFIAVVVAELIGTEVSQGTLAPLLLRPISRVNLIVAKLVTALAFPFLLIGVTVLGSLLAGLPRGLGSFVGGTGLGPGLFVGVGSLSSVGALMEVLRGSFLAAFMLMPVAALALLCGILLLNTASAALATLATLNIMRLLVVFPEGLQQVLLTSHLALYAEQGNILPSMLLLLIYTIGFGLMAVFAFDRRDV, encoded by the coding sequence GTGCTGACACTGATTGCCCTGGAATTCCGTAAATTGCTGCTGTCCCGCAGCGTTCAGCTGGCCCTGCTGGTCAGTTTCCTGTTGCCGCTGCTGTGGGCCGTCGCCCCGCGCCTGAACATGCTGCTGGGCGACATGGCGCTGGTCAGTGGCTGGCAGATGCCCGCCGTGAGCATCGGCGTGGCCGTGCAGTTCATGATCCCGCTGTTTATCGCAGTGGTGGTCGCCGAGCTGATCGGCACCGAAGTCTCGCAGGGCACGCTGGCCCCGCTGCTGCTGCGCCCGATCAGCCGCGTCAACCTGATCGTCGCCAAACTGGTCACGGCGCTGGCCTTTCCTTTCCTGCTGATCGGCGTGACTGTCCTGGGCTCGCTGCTGGCCGGCCTGCCGCGCGGTCTGGGCAGTTTCGTGGGCGGCACCGGCCTGGGGCCGGGTCTCTTCGTGGGCGTGGGGTCACTGTCGAGTGTCGGCGCTCTCATGGAAGTGCTGCGCGGCAGTTTCCTGGCCGCCTTCATGCTGATGCCGGTGGCGGCCCTGGCCCTGCTGTGCGGCATCTTGCTGCTGAATACCGCCTCGGCGGCGCTGGCCACCCTGGCCACCCTGAACATCATGCGCCTGCTGGTGGTGTTCCCCGAGGGCCTGCAACAGGTGCTGCTCACCAGCCACCTGGCGCTGTACGCCGAGCAGGGCAACATTCTTCCTTCCATGCTGCTGCTGCTGATCTACACCATCGGGTTCGGCTTGATGGCCGTCTTCGCCTTCGACCGCCGCGACGTGTAG
- a CDS encoding ABC transporter ATP-binding protein — protein MTKVTGLALPAIEVQDLTKKYGQHAILEGVNLKVNAGEVYALTGPNGAGKTTLIRTITGLAFPSSGSVRVLGVDVHKEGTKARSQMGAVVEAPAKFYPQFTGTQNLLLHANLAAMAPGAPRIGRDRIREVLALLELTRMGERKVAEYSLGQRQRLGVASAMLADPKVLILDEPTSGLDPLGIGLIHRIVTSLASHGCAVILSTHHLREIATYAHTVGILTGGRMVDTIDLRQRHAAYRFRVEDPVGTVAALEGLPFVRRATTRSPYAIVNLGRDGGVPEVLSHLAAQGIRVYEATPDHFDLYEYYRERVEHP, from the coding sequence GTGACGAAAGTAACCGGCCTCGCACTTCCTGCCATCGAAGTGCAGGATTTAACGAAGAAGTACGGCCAGCACGCCATTCTGGAAGGCGTCAACCTGAAGGTGAACGCCGGCGAGGTGTACGCCCTGACCGGCCCCAACGGCGCGGGCAAAACCACCCTGATCCGTACCATCACCGGGCTGGCCTTTCCCAGCAGCGGCAGCGTGCGCGTGCTGGGCGTCGACGTCCACAAGGAGGGCACCAAGGCCCGCTCGCAGATGGGCGCGGTGGTGGAAGCCCCCGCCAAGTTCTACCCGCAATTCACTGGCACCCAGAACCTGCTGCTGCACGCCAACCTGGCCGCAATGGCCCCTGGCGCCCCGCGCATCGGGCGCGACCGCATCCGCGAGGTGCTGGCCCTGCTGGAACTGACGCGCATGGGAGAACGCAAGGTCGCGGAGTATTCGCTGGGGCAACGCCAGCGGCTGGGTGTGGCGAGCGCCATGCTGGCCGACCCCAAAGTCCTGATTCTGGACGAACCCACCAGCGGCCTCGATCCCCTCGGCATCGGCCTGATTCACCGCATCGTGACCAGCCTGGCCAGTCACGGCTGCGCGGTGATTCTCAGCACCCACCACCTGCGTGAAATCGCCACCTACGCGCACACCGTGGGCATCCTGACCGGGGGGCGCATGGTGGACACCATCGACCTGCGCCAGCGGCACGCCGCCTACCGCTTCCGGGTGGAAGACCCGGTGGGCACCGTCGCGGCCCTGGAAGGCCTGCCCTTCGTGCGCCGCGCCACAACCCGCAGTCCCTACGCCATCGTCAACCTGGGCCGCGACGGCGGCGTGCCCGAAGTGCTCTCGCACCTGGCGGCCCAGGGCATCCGGGTCTACGAAGCCACGCCGGATCACTTCGACCTGTACGAGTACTACCGCGAGCGCGTGGAGCACCCCTGA
- a CDS encoding 1,4-dihydroxy-6-naphthoate synthase gives MSSSVSQADVLTLGYSFCPNDTFIFHALHAGLVAAPLPVREVLEDVQTLNEWAVSGRLPMTKISYRAYFSVMREYVALRSGGALGRGVGPLIVTREEVSDLNGKVVVSPGALTTAELLLRLVYPQVQVVRLRYDEVMPAVQRGEVQGQPVHAGLIIHESRFTFPQYGLLKHLDLGAWWEGETGLPLPLGAILVKRDLPERMKVALNAAVRSSLEYAYAHPEAARGYIRQHALEMSDEVMQAHIDLYVNPFSLDVGQEGERAVRELHRRAVEVGAVEATDLPLFVDLP, from the coding sequence ATGAGTTCATCTGTTTCGCAGGCCGATGTCCTGACGCTGGGCTACTCGTTTTGCCCGAACGACACTTTCATCTTTCACGCCCTGCACGCCGGACTGGTGGCCGCGCCGCTGCCCGTTCGGGAAGTGCTGGAAGACGTGCAGACCCTGAACGAGTGGGCAGTTTCTGGCCGCCTGCCCATGACCAAAATCAGTTACCGCGCCTACTTCAGTGTCATGCGGGAGTATGTGGCCCTGCGTTCGGGCGGAGCGCTGGGGCGCGGGGTGGGGCCGCTGATCGTGACGCGGGAGGAAGTGAGCGACCTGAACGGCAAAGTGGTGGTGTCGCCCGGGGCGCTGACCACCGCCGAACTGTTGCTGCGCCTGGTGTACCCGCAGGTGCAGGTGGTTCGCCTGCGTTACGACGAGGTGATGCCCGCCGTGCAGCGCGGCGAGGTGCAGGGCCAGCCGGTTCACGCGGGCCTGATCATTCACGAGTCGCGCTTCACTTTTCCGCAGTACGGCCTGCTCAAGCACCTTGACCTGGGCGCGTGGTGGGAAGGGGAGACGGGGCTGCCGCTGCCGCTGGGGGCCATTCTGGTCAAACGCGACCTGCCGGAGCGCATGAAGGTGGCCCTGAACGCGGCGGTGCGTTCCAGCCTGGAGTACGCCTACGCCCACCCCGAGGCCGCCAGGGGCTACATTCGCCAGCACGCCCTGGAAATGTCCGATGAGGTGATGCAGGCCCACATCGACCTGTATGTCAACCCTTTCAGTCTGGACGTGGGCCAGGAAGGCGAACGGGCCGTGCGCGAACTACACCGCCGGGCGGTGGAGGTGGGGGCCGTGGAAGCCACTGACCTGCCGCTGTTCGTCGACCTGCCTTGA
- the ribF gene encoding riboflavin biosynthesis protein RibF, which produces MKTFVSTSQRPDTDTVVAIGSFDGVHLGHQALIAQLKAEARQHRVPSVVYTFDPPTRVLMQGVEYLSTLPEKLELLARYGVDETIAVPFTPEFASRPKEEFLNDLRALRPRAIVVGEDFHFGKNRAGGAADLREVTPDVMTLPMHQLGGDDIKSTRIRALLHSGNVEETRRLLGRAYNAQGVVVQGDQLGRQLGYPTANIRVPQGKALPLGVFVVTVQGDHGFWPGMANVGFRPTVNGTERRFEVNLLDFSGDLYGQELQIRFHRKLRGEQKFSGLDELKAQLARDAQAARDALVDLPTEPGH; this is translated from the coding sequence GTGAAAACCTTCGTGTCCACCAGCCAGCGACCCGATACCGACACGGTGGTCGCCATCGGCAGCTTCGACGGCGTTCACCTGGGCCACCAGGCCTTGATCGCGCAGCTCAAGGCCGAAGCGCGGCAGCACCGCGTGCCCAGCGTGGTGTACACCTTCGACCCGCCCACCCGCGTGCTGATGCAGGGCGTGGAGTACCTCTCGACGTTGCCCGAGAAACTGGAGTTGCTGGCCCGCTACGGCGTGGATGAAACCATCGCCGTGCCCTTCACGCCCGAGTTCGCGTCGCGCCCCAAGGAGGAATTCCTGAACGACCTGCGGGCCCTGCGCCCGCGCGCCATCGTCGTCGGTGAGGACTTCCATTTCGGTAAAAACCGCGCCGGAGGGGCCGCCGACCTCCGCGAGGTCACGCCGGACGTCATGACCCTGCCCATGCACCAGCTGGGCGGCGACGACATCAAAAGCACCCGCATCCGCGCCCTGCTACACAGCGGCAACGTCGAGGAAACCCGCCGCCTGCTGGGCCGCGCCTACAACGCGCAGGGCGTGGTGGTGCAGGGCGATCAGCTGGGGCGGCAGCTGGGGTATCCCACCGCCAACATCCGCGTGCCGCAGGGCAAGGCGCTGCCGCTGGGCGTGTTCGTGGTGACGGTGCAGGGCGACCACGGCTTCTGGCCGGGCATGGCGAATGTCGGTTTCCGGCCGACCGTGAACGGCACCGAACGCCGCTTCGAGGTGAACCTGCTCGACTTCAGCGGCGACCTGTACGGCCAGGAACTCCAGATCCGCTTTCACCGCAAACTCCGGGGCGAACAGAAATTCAGTGGTCTGGACGAGTTGAAAGCCCAGCTGGCCCGCGATGCCCAGGCCGCCCGCGACGCGCTGGTGGATCTTCCCACCGAACCCGGTCACTGA
- a CDS encoding NUDIX domain-containing protein, producing MSSTDVLYDGRIIRVERLDGRWEVVRHAAAVVILALNERGEMLLVRQWRPSIGQATLEAPAGLIDDGETPEAAARRELQEEAGFDADMTLLTRFYSSPGFCDEELFVFHARNLRDSRLPMDEDEDIEVLWMSPEQVLAGLREGGIVGSASTVSAALFASRVPT from the coding sequence ATGTCCTCGACTGACGTTTTGTACGATGGCCGGATCATCCGCGTGGAGCGTCTGGATGGCCGCTGGGAAGTGGTGCGCCACGCCGCGGCGGTGGTGATCCTGGCCCTGAATGAGCGGGGCGAGATGCTGCTGGTGCGGCAGTGGCGGCCCAGCATCGGGCAGGCGACGCTGGAAGCCCCCGCTGGCCTCATCGACGACGGCGAAACACCGGAAGCCGCCGCCCGCCGGGAACTGCAGGAGGAAGCTGGCTTCGACGCCGACATGACCCTGCTGACGCGCTTTTACAGCAGCCCGGGTTTTTGCGACGAGGAACTCTTCGTGTTTCATGCCCGTAATCTGCGCGACTCGCGCCTGCCGATGGACGAGGATGAGGACATCGAGGTGCTGTGGATGTCGCCCGAGCAGGTGCTGGCGGGCCTGCGCGAGGGCGGCATCGTGGGCAGCGCGTCCACCGTGTCGGCGGCGCTGTTCGCCTCGCGGGTGCCGACGTGA
- a CDS encoding [LysW]-lysine hydrolase produces the protein MSIDPQVARDLLQRAVQISSLSGLEGEVSAYLTEWMNAHGFRAHMDEAGNAVGERGDGPLTVVLLGHMDTVPGDIPVRVDEGEVLHGRGSVDAKGSLCTFMAAVAGLPTEALEAARFVVVGATEEEAPSSKGARFARTRYGPDFVLIGEPSGVFGLTLGYKGRLVVKLRVHKDNFHTAGEGTSAADDLTEAWFRVRAWAAGIGEEMGVFDRVQATLQDLGGDSAGGLTQTAWASVGLRLPPALTPQQAQAAIEKVLADLNVETSFTGHEVAVRHPKDNALTRALRVAIRAAGGTPTFKVKTGTSDMNVVAGHWPVPTVAYGPGDSSLDHTPEERLDLREYDQAVGILTAALTRLVLAPR, from the coding sequence ATGTCGATTGACCCGCAGGTCGCCCGTGACCTGCTGCAGCGCGCCGTACAGATTTCCTCGCTTTCCGGTCTGGAAGGCGAGGTTTCTGCATACCTGACGGAGTGGATGAACGCTCACGGCTTCAGGGCGCATATGGACGAGGCTGGGAACGCCGTGGGCGAGCGCGGCGACGGCCCGCTGACGGTGGTGTTGCTGGGCCATATGGACACCGTGCCGGGCGACATTCCGGTGCGGGTGGACGAGGGCGAGGTGCTGCATGGGCGTGGCAGCGTGGACGCCAAGGGCAGCCTATGCACCTTCATGGCCGCCGTGGCCGGATTGCCCACCGAAGCGCTGGAGGCCGCCCGCTTCGTGGTGGTGGGCGCCACCGAGGAGGAAGCCCCCAGCAGCAAGGGCGCCCGCTTCGCCCGCACCCGCTACGGGCCGGATTTCGTCCTGATCGGCGAGCCGAGCGGCGTTTTCGGCCTGACGCTGGGCTACAAGGGCCGCCTGGTGGTGAAACTGCGCGTCCACAAGGACAACTTTCATACGGCGGGCGAGGGCACCAGCGCCGCCGACGACCTGACCGAAGCGTGGTTCCGGGTGCGCGCCTGGGCGGCCGGGATAGGCGAGGAAATGGGCGTGTTTGACCGCGTGCAGGCCACCCTGCAGGATCTGGGTGGCGACAGCGCGGGCGGCCTCACGCAGACCGCCTGGGCCAGCGTGGGCCTGCGCCTGCCGCCTGCCCTGACACCTCAGCAGGCGCAGGCCGCCATCGAAAAGGTTCTGGCTGACCTGAACGTCGAAACCTCTTTTACCGGACATGAGGTTGCGGTGCGCCACCCCAAGGACAACGCCCTGACCCGCGCCCTGCGCGTCGCCATTCGCGCTGCGGGCGGCACACCCACTTTTAAGGTCAAGACCGGCACCAGCGACATGAACGTGGTCGCCGGGCACTGGCCCGTGCCCACGGTCGCCTACGGCCCCGGCGACAGCAGCCTCGACCACACCCCCGAGGAGCGCCTCGACCTGCGTGAGTACGACCAGGCGGTGGGCATCCTGACCGCCGCGCTGACCCGCCTGGTGCTCGCCCCCCGTTAA